From a region of the Streptomyces tirandamycinicus genome:
- a CDS encoding YhjD/YihY/BrkB family envelope integrity protein has protein sequence MTTRRRAPDVLRPSWWSGRFASWNASARSAAERTETRFPVVTHLTTRMISVNILDSATRLAAQCFLTAVPLLFVIGSFAPEAVRDQLVSSVSAIFGLTGASKDLLEQVYRSTDDNLREATGVIGAVMVLLSATACSRAMQRLCKRAWLVPRSGVRIAPWRWLAWIGVWLAVLMVQGPVRDGFGAGLWVAVPVTMLSQVLLWWWSQHLLLGGLVGWRPLLPGALLTGFAVTALFIGSRYYMPRAIDRSLTEYGSVGTVFTLLSWLIVLCVAIALGVTTGAVLAREPWLAGRLGDSGPRWAVDGTGRPGGTDGG, from the coding sequence ATGACCACGCGGCGCCGGGCTCCGGACGTCCTCCGCCCGTCGTGGTGGTCGGGACGCTTCGCGTCGTGGAACGCCTCCGCGCGGTCGGCGGCCGAGCGCACCGAGACCCGCTTCCCCGTCGTCACCCATCTGACGACCCGTATGATCTCGGTCAACATCCTCGACTCCGCCACCCGGCTGGCCGCCCAGTGCTTCCTCACCGCCGTACCGCTGCTGTTCGTGATCGGGTCCTTCGCGCCCGAGGCGGTGCGGGACCAGCTGGTGAGTTCCGTGTCGGCGATCTTCGGACTCACCGGGGCATCGAAGGATCTACTCGAACAGGTGTACCGGTCCACGGACGACAACCTGCGCGAAGCCACCGGCGTGATCGGCGCGGTCATGGTGCTGCTGTCCGCCACGGCCTGCAGCCGGGCGATGCAGCGACTGTGCAAGCGGGCCTGGCTCGTCCCGAGGTCGGGCGTGCGGATCGCCCCCTGGCGCTGGCTGGCGTGGATCGGCGTGTGGCTGGCCGTACTGATGGTCCAGGGGCCGGTACGCGACGGGTTCGGCGCCGGTCTGTGGGTGGCCGTACCGGTCACCATGCTGTCGCAGGTCCTGCTGTGGTGGTGGTCGCAGCACCTGCTGCTGGGCGGGCTCGTCGGATGGCGGCCGCTGCTGCCGGGCGCGCTGCTGACGGGCTTCGCCGTGACGGCGCTGTTCATCGGCAGCCGGTACTACATGCCCCGTGCCATCGACCGGAGCCTGACCGAGTACGGCTCCGTCGGCACGGTCTTCACCCTGCTGTCCTGGCTGATCGTGCTCTGCGTCGCGATCGCGCTCGGCGTCACCACCGGGGCCGTGCTGGCGCGTGAGCCGTGGCTGGCGGGGCGGCTCGGCGACAGCGGTCCGCGATGGGCCGTGGACGGCACCGGGCGGCCCGGAGGGACGGACGGCGGCTGA
- a CDS encoding GAP family protein, with protein sequence MVLDLLLIAVAITLDPLPIMAFVLVLSSYRGVWRGLAFILAWLACLVAVIALVLLFTGGQPPPPRSPPSTAALAAKLAIGVGLVLYGAHRRRVHRAPQAATEAKGRAKHASDPHGGTGRMSPWSAAALAVFLQPWGLVAAAATVVVRADLSHFASFAALFGFVLLATGSLLAAELYTVFAPEAAGVRLARLRSWLQEHQEPAIVVGCLVLGLWLTGNSIYQLTS encoded by the coding sequence ATGGTCCTCGACTTGCTGCTCATCGCCGTCGCCATCACCCTCGACCCGCTGCCCATCATGGCCTTTGTGCTGGTGCTGTCCTCCTACCGGGGCGTCTGGCGGGGCCTGGCGTTCATCCTCGCCTGGCTGGCCTGTCTCGTCGCCGTGATCGCCCTGGTGCTGCTGTTCACAGGCGGTCAGCCACCACCGCCCAGGTCGCCGCCCTCCACCGCCGCCCTCGCGGCCAAGCTCGCGATCGGCGTCGGACTGGTCCTGTACGGCGCGCACCGGCGGCGCGTGCACCGGGCGCCCCAGGCGGCCACCGAGGCGAAGGGCCGGGCCAAACACGCGTCCGACCCGCACGGCGGTACGGGCAGGATGTCGCCCTGGTCGGCGGCCGCGCTGGCGGTGTTCCTGCAGCCCTGGGGCCTCGTCGCGGCCGCCGCCACCGTGGTGGTCCGCGCGGACCTCTCCCACTTCGCGTCGTTCGCGGCCCTGTTCGGGTTCGTGCTGCTCGCCACGGGCAGCCTGCTCGCGGCCGAGTTGTACACGGTGTTCGCACCCGAGGCGGCGGGCGTGCGGCTGGCGCGGCTGCGGAGCTGGCTGCAGGAGCACCAGGAGCCGGCCATCGTCGTCGGCTGCCTGGTGCTGGGCCTGTGGCTGACGGGGAACAGCATCTACCAGCTCACCAGTTGA
- a CDS encoding DUF6325 family protein: MSDDFEEMGPVDYLVVEFPGNRMTGEGFPLLVDLVDRRIIRILDLLFVRKDTDGTVTALELADMDGDGTLDLTVFEGASSGLLGQDDLEEAAAAVEPGNSAAVLVYENSWAAPLARAMRRSGAQLVAGGRIPVQQLLAALDEVEGVSGQGEPAA; encoded by the coding sequence ATGAGCGATGACTTCGAAGAAATGGGACCCGTCGACTACCTGGTGGTGGAGTTCCCCGGCAACCGCATGACGGGTGAGGGCTTTCCGCTGCTCGTCGACCTCGTCGACCGGAGGATCATCCGCATTCTCGACCTGCTGTTCGTCCGCAAGGACACCGACGGCACGGTCACGGCCCTGGAGCTCGCCGACATGGACGGCGACGGGACCCTCGACCTGACCGTCTTCGAAGGGGCGTCCTCCGGTCTGCTCGGCCAGGACGACCTCGAGGAGGCCGCCGCGGCCGTCGAACCGGGCAACTCCGCGGCCGTCCTGGTGTACGAGAACTCCTGGGCCGCGCCGCTCGCCCGCGCCATGCGGCGCAGCGGGGCCCAACTGGTCGCGGGTGGACGCATCCCCGTCCAGCAGCTGCTGGCCGCCCTGGACGAGGTCGAGGGCGTGTCCGGTCAGGGAGAACCGGCGGCCTGA
- a CDS encoding SHOCT domain-containing protein: MPRLIRRVVRTAAIAGTATAVSGRVSRRQSGRWAQQDQQQNQQNQQAQPQQAQAPSGADPAAAQAQGAVPPPMPPDDEMGRKIDRLKELGELKAQGLLTEQEFAAEKQKVLG, encoded by the coding sequence ATGCCCCGCCTCATCCGCAGAGTGGTCCGCACGGCCGCCATCGCGGGCACCGCCACCGCGGTGTCCGGCCGCGTGTCGCGCCGGCAGTCGGGCCGGTGGGCACAGCAGGACCAGCAGCAGAACCAACAGAACCAGCAGGCGCAGCCGCAGCAGGCGCAGGCTCCGTCCGGGGCGGACCCGGCCGCGGCCCAGGCCCAGGGAGCGGTGCCCCCGCCGATGCCGCCCGACGACGAGATGGGCCGGAAGATCGACAGGCTCAAGGAACTCGGCGAGCTGAAGGCCCAGGGCCTGCTCACCGAGCAGGAGTTCGCCGCCGAGAAGCAGAAGGTCCTCGGCTGA